A window of the Desulfobacula toluolica Tol2 genome harbors these coding sequences:
- a CDS encoding hybrid sensor histidine kinase/response regulator, which yields MKNSGLNFKQKNYSTFSEKIARVANLFHLLGVDCKKNIDIILEQTCHIFDGACSLYCRMDDNQKSLKLLAGYKIPKGFDKIFDVQDSFFRKTTIKDKNTPVIFSDLENTPFFTIDPIISKYNLKSCLGFPVTLKNKIIGLLCILDIKTRIFTTQEVHCIQTLAASLTLEEERLYIENERLDLQQKACEAKEKYLLFLEEKLKRAEKIELISTVAGGVAHDLNNILSGLVSYPELLLIKLPPDSPFKEYISLIHDAGLKAADIVHDLLTLTRRGIPNQIIINLNKVIYEYVKGSAHKRLEKNHPQIEFKINSAEDLLNISGSPSHILKVIMNLVINAAEAVKGKGTVTIETFNQYIDMNSNKYDTLLEGDYVVLRIMDDGDGIPQKDLNRIFEPFYTKKQMGLSGSGLGLFVVWNCVKDHMGYIEVNSKKNEFTVFELYFPATRKKADSDPNDFFIDNFKGSGQTVLVVDDSYEQRKITLDLLEMLGYNPSAVSSGKAAVAVLEKHPIDVILLDMEMAPGIDGLETYKRILKINPIQKAIIATGLSKNEKIKKALMLGAGHYIKKPYTIKKLACTLKNELTS from the coding sequence ATGAAAAATTCAGGGTTGAATTTCAAGCAGAAAAATTATAGCACTTTCAGCGAAAAAATAGCCCGGGTGGCAAATCTCTTTCATCTTCTGGGCGTGGATTGCAAAAAAAATATTGATATTATTTTGGAACAGACCTGCCATATCTTTGATGGCGCTTGTTCTTTGTATTGCCGCATGGATGATAACCAAAAATCCTTAAAATTATTGGCCGGTTACAAAATTCCCAAGGGATTTGATAAAATTTTTGATGTACAGGATTCTTTCTTCCGGAAAACAACGATTAAAGACAAAAACACTCCTGTTATTTTTTCTGACCTGGAAAACACCCCATTTTTCACGATAGATCCAATCATATCAAAATACAATTTAAAGTCTTGCCTTGGATTTCCCGTAACACTTAAAAACAAAATCATTGGATTGCTTTGTATTTTGGACATAAAAACAAGAATTTTTACAACGCAGGAGGTTCATTGTATTCAAACCCTTGCAGCCTCACTTACACTTGAAGAAGAACGCCTATATATTGAAAATGAACGTCTGGATCTGCAACAAAAAGCCTGTGAAGCAAAAGAAAAATATCTCCTTTTTCTGGAAGAAAAACTTAAGCGTGCTGAAAAAATAGAACTTATCAGCACTGTAGCAGGCGGTGTAGCCCACGATTTGAACAACATCCTGTCCGGATTAGTCAGTTATCCTGAACTGTTATTAATAAAGCTGCCTCCTGACAGTCCTTTCAAAGAATACATATCCTTGATCCATGATGCAGGTCTCAAAGCCGCAGATATAGTGCATGATCTTCTTACTCTTACAAGAAGAGGCATCCCCAATCAAATTATTATCAATCTTAATAAGGTGATTTATGAATATGTTAAAGGCTCTGCCCATAAGCGGCTTGAAAAAAATCATCCTCAAATAGAGTTTAAAATAAATTCAGCTGAAGACCTTTTAAATATAAGCGGTTCCCCCTCACATATATTAAAAGTGATTATGAATCTTGTGATAAATGCTGCCGAGGCAGTAAAGGGAAAAGGAACTGTGACCATTGAAACGTTTAATCAGTATATTGATATGAATTCAAACAAATACGACACCCTTCTTGAAGGCGATTATGTGGTGTTGAGAATCATGGATGATGGTGACGGCATACCGCAAAAAGATTTAAACCGTATATTTGAACCGTTTTACACAAAAAAACAGATGGGGCTAAGCGGATCAGGCCTGGGGCTTTTTGTTGTATGGAACTGTGTCAAAGACCATATGGGATATATTGAGGTTAACAGCAAAAAAAATGAATTTACTGTTTTTGAACTTTATTTTCCAGCTACCCGAAAAAAAGCAGACAGTGATCCGAATGACTTTTTCATTGATAATTTCAAAGGATCAGGCCAGACTGTTCTGGTCGTTGACGATAGTTATGAACAAAGGAAAATCACCCTGGATTTACTTGAAATGCTTGGATACAACCCTTCGGCAGTTTCAAGTGGAAAAGCAGCTGTAGCTGTTTTAGAAAAACACCCCATTGATGTGATTTTACTGGATATGGAAATGGCACCCGGAATTGATGGCCTTGAGACATATAAACGGATTTTAAAAATAAATCCCATTCAAAAAGCAATCATTGCAACTGGTCTTTCAAAAAATGAAAAGATTAAAAAAGCCCTGATGCTGGGGGCTGGTCACTATATTAAAAAGCCCTATACCATTAAAAAATTAGCCTGCACACTTAAAAACGAATTAACTAGCTGA
- a CDS encoding phosphomannomutase/phosphoglucomutase, which translates to MNPGIFREYDIRGVAGKDILEDDVISIGKAYGTLLKNQNKKIVSVGRDCRQTSEQFSNLFIRGILSTGCDVIDIGTCPTPVLYFSIQHLNLDGGAMVTASHNPPEYNGFKLMNGLDSIHSQGLQDIRIAIEKNAFVQGDGKVTSKDVITPYKDYILNNIHIKHPIKIGIDAGNGTGGVTALPVLEKLGCEVHHIYCDMDGTFPNHEADPTQKKNLTDLIRLVKEKNLDLGVGYDGDADRIGVVDKNGEVIYGDQLMVIYAREILERDPGATFISEVKCSMVMYDDIRKHGGKAIMWRTGHSLIKKKMKEENAALAGEMSGHMFFKDRYLGFDDALYATCRLLEIMADTGKGVDELIQDLPKTFTTPELRVECPDEIKFAVVDKIVAYFKARQKVIDIDGLRAVYDDGWGLVRASNTQPALVLRFEALSEKRRDEIRHEIESVLKTIIEEIK; encoded by the coding sequence ATGAATCCGGGAATCTTCAGGGAATATGACATAAGAGGTGTTGCAGGCAAAGATATTTTAGAAGACGATGTGATCAGTATCGGCAAGGCCTATGGCACGCTTTTAAAAAATCAGAACAAAAAAATAGTTTCCGTTGGAAGAGATTGCAGACAGACCTCTGAACAATTCAGCAACCTTTTTATCCGTGGAATCCTTTCCACGGGCTGCGATGTTATTGACATCGGAACTTGTCCTACACCTGTGCTGTATTTTTCCATACAGCATTTAAATCTTGACGGCGGGGCCATGGTGACTGCAAGCCATAATCCCCCAGAATACAACGGGTTTAAACTGATGAACGGTCTTGATTCCATTCACAGTCAGGGACTGCAGGACATTCGTATTGCCATTGAAAAAAACGCCTTTGTCCAAGGCGATGGCAAGGTAACCTCAAAAGACGTCATCACGCCTTATAAAGATTATATTTTAAATAATATTCATATCAAACACCCCATCAAAATCGGTATTGATGCCGGCAATGGAACAGGTGGCGTCACGGCTCTTCCTGTCCTGGAAAAACTGGGATGTGAGGTACACCACATATATTGCGATATGGACGGAACATTTCCCAACCATGAAGCAGACCCCACTCAGAAAAAAAATCTGACTGATTTGATACGGCTGGTAAAAGAAAAAAATCTTGACCTGGGGGTTGGATATGATGGAGATGCCGACAGAATAGGCGTTGTGGACAAAAATGGTGAAGTGATTTATGGTGACCAGCTCATGGTTATCTATGCCAGGGAAATTCTTGAGCGAGATCCGGGTGCGACTTTTATTTCGGAAGTCAAATGTTCCATGGTCATGTATGATGATATTCGCAAACATGGCGGCAAGGCCATCATGTGGCGAACCGGCCATTCGTTGATCAAGAAAAAAATGAAAGAGGAAAATGCTGCGCTGGCCGGTGAAATGAGCGGCCATATGTTTTTCAAGGACCGGTATCTGGGCTTTGACGATGCCCTCTATGCCACCTGCCGCCTGCTGGAAATTATGGCAGATACAGGCAAAGGGGTTGACGAACTGATCCAGGATCTTCCCAAAACCTTCACAACACCAGAACTTCGTGTGGAGTGCCCGGATGAGATCAAATTTGCCGTTGTGGATAAGATCGTTGCCTATTTCAAGGCCCGGCAAAAAGTGATTGACATTGACGGGCTAAGGGCCGTTTATGATGACGGCTGGGGACTTGTCAGAGCATCAAACACCCAGCCTGCCCTGGTTCTTCGATTCGAAGCCTTGAGCGAAAAAAGACGCGATGAAATAAGGCATGAGATAGAATCCGTATTAAAAACCATTATAGAGGAGATAAAATAG
- a CDS encoding molybdopterin biosynthesis protein: MNSKRNVYLDLKSIKEAKKILFDQFENHVTKIETLDVVNAKERVLAKPAIAAISSPNFHAAAMDGIAVNASFTFGACEDAPITLIPDDNAFWVNTGHAMPEGTNAVIMIEHLNIIDKKNVEIEAPVFPWQHVRKMGEDIVATQLLFPRGHKINTYSLGALLAGGIFKVDVYKRPKVLIVPTGSELKQWHEISIEQLKPGDVVESNSTVLGGLCEDHGAQFDCHPMLKDNLEKIKSAIKTAANQQYDMICIIGGSSAGSEDFAKPVISSLGELYVHGVTMMPGKPMMFGRVSDTPVFGIPGYPVSAIVAFEQFAGPLLLNMQRLPAKQPTEALVSPARKIASKLGQEEFLRVKIGSVDGKLISSQLPRGSGNITTLTEADGIIRIPANSEGISQKEQVPAQLLRPLSSIENTIVITGSHDNTLDLIADQIKAVRGDINISSSHVGSMGGIMAIKKGACHMAGAHLLDPEDGTYNISYIKKYLADQKVWLINLVMRDQGLIVPKGNPKQIQSIEDLKDKSLRFINRQPGSGTRILLDYKLKTLGISPDDILGYENDEYTHMSVAVSVLSGRVDAGLGIHAAARALDLDFVPIVTEEYDLVIPDRFYHTRKVQVLLESIQTKEFQDRVISLGGYDTQKTGKVIYQSDS, encoded by the coding sequence ATGAATTCTAAAAGAAATGTATACCTTGATTTAAAAAGCATTAAAGAGGCAAAAAAAATTCTCTTTGATCAATTTGAAAATCATGTGACCAAAATTGAAACCCTTGATGTGGTCAATGCCAAAGAAAGGGTACTTGCAAAACCTGCCATCGCGGCCATTTCATCTCCCAATTTTCATGCTGCCGCCATGGACGGCATTGCCGTTAATGCAAGCTTTACCTTTGGTGCCTGCGAAGATGCGCCCATCACTCTTATCCCCGATGACAATGCTTTCTGGGTCAATACCGGCCATGCCATGCCCGAGGGCACTAATGCGGTCATCATGATTGAGCATCTTAATATTATTGATAAAAAAAATGTTGAGATCGAAGCACCGGTCTTTCCTTGGCAGCATGTCAGAAAAATGGGGGAAGATATTGTGGCCACCCAATTATTATTTCCAAGGGGTCACAAAATTAACACATATTCACTTGGCGCGCTTTTGGCCGGGGGGATATTTAAGGTGGATGTCTACAAACGCCCGAAAGTACTCATCGTTCCAACCGGATCGGAACTCAAGCAATGGCACGAGATCAGTATAGAGCAACTCAAACCGGGGGATGTGGTGGAATCAAATTCCACCGTATTAGGAGGCCTTTGTGAAGATCATGGGGCGCAATTTGACTGTCATCCCATGCTCAAGGATAATCTTGAAAAAATCAAATCAGCTATAAAAACTGCTGCAAATCAACAATATGATATGATTTGTATCATTGGCGGATCTTCGGCAGGATCAGAGGATTTTGCAAAACCCGTTATTTCATCCCTGGGCGAACTCTATGTCCACGGTGTGACAATGATGCCGGGAAAACCCATGATGTTTGGCAGGGTGTCTGATACCCCGGTATTCGGCATCCCTGGATATCCTGTATCAGCCATTGTGGCATTTGAACAATTTGCCGGACCATTGCTGCTAAACATGCAGAGACTTCCTGCAAAACAACCGACAGAGGCGCTGGTTTCCCCGGCAAGGAAAATTGCTTCAAAACTTGGTCAGGAGGAGTTTTTAAGGGTAAAAATAGGTTCTGTGGATGGCAAGTTGATCTCTTCCCAATTGCCCAGAGGCTCCGGTAACATCACGACGTTGACCGAAGCGGACGGTATTATCAGAATTCCTGCGAACAGTGAGGGGATATCACAAAAAGAGCAGGTCCCGGCCCAGTTGCTTCGGCCCTTATCATCCATTGAAAACACCATTGTTATAACCGGTTCTCATGATAACACCCTGGATCTGATTGCAGATCAGATAAAAGCTGTGAGGGGCGATATCAATATCTCATCAAGTCATGTGGGCAGTATGGGAGGCATCATGGCCATTAAAAAAGGTGCCTGCCATATGGCTGGTGCCCATCTTTTAGATCCTGAGGACGGCACATATAATATTTCATATATTAAAAAATATCTGGCGGATCAGAAGGTTTGGCTGATAAATCTTGTCATGAGGGATCAGGGACTGATTGTGCCGAAAGGCAATCCAAAACAGATCCAATCCATTGAAGACTTAAAAGATAAAAGCCTTCGGTTTATCAATCGCCAGCCAGGTTCGGGAACCCGGATTTTACTGGATTATAAATTAAAGACCCTTGGAATTTCGCCGGACGATATTCTTGGATATGAAAATGATGAATATACTCACATGTCTGTTGCTGTTTCCGTTCTTTCCGGCCGTGTGGACGCAGGGCTTGGCATACATGCGGCAGCCCGGGCGCTTGATCTTGATTTTGTCCCGATTGTGACCGAAGAGTATGATCTTGTTATTCCTGACAGGTTTTACCATACCCGAAAGGTTCAGGTGTTGCTTGAAAGCATTCAGACAAAAGAATTTCAGGATCGAGTCATATCTCTTGGCGGATACGACACTCAAAAAACGGGAAAGGTAATATATCAATCCGACAGTTAA
- a CDS encoding molybdopterin molybdotransferase MoeA produces MNHFFKVKSLEEVKSLIKEFSPVGSETIPVCDAFSRILASDLIAPKDMPGFRRATMDGYAVVSSSTFGASESSPAWFDIVGTILMGEIPDFDLAPGQAAKISTGGMLPKGADSVVMVEHTEIVDDFSVEIYKSVAPLQNVIDASEDFAKQDTVLSKGTLIRPQEEGLAAGLGFARIEAYKIPRVGIISTGDEIIPIGEEPAPGKIRDINSYTLAGFIKEARAIPVRYGIVKDDLVALKAAIKKALDETDMVLLSGGSSVGTRDFTIDALSSLPDTKILVHGMSVSPGKPTILAKAGKKPVWGLPGQVVSAMVVLKIVVIPFLNMLKGLEQKDRSIRIPAKLTRNVSSAQGRRDFIRVLLEKKDNQLLAKPVLGKSGLIRTMIHADGLLEIGDHVEGLEKGTLVDIILL; encoded by the coding sequence ATGAATCATTTTTTCAAGGTAAAAAGTCTTGAAGAGGTCAAGTCATTAATCAAAGAATTTTCTCCGGTGGGGTCTGAAACCATACCGGTTTGTGATGCCTTTTCAAGAATTCTTGCCAGCGATCTGATTGCCCCCAAAGACATGCCGGGATTTCGACGGGCCACCATGGACGGGTATGCCGTTGTTTCAAGTTCCACATTCGGAGCTTCTGAATCCAGTCCTGCCTGGTTTGATATTGTGGGAACCATTTTGATGGGCGAGATTCCTGATTTTGATTTAGCTCCTGGACAGGCTGCAAAAATTTCAACCGGTGGGATGCTCCCCAAAGGAGCTGACAGTGTTGTCATGGTGGAGCATACGGAAATTGTTGATGACTTTTCCGTTGAAATTTATAAAAGTGTGGCCCCGTTACAGAATGTGATTGATGCTTCCGAAGATTTTGCCAAACAAGATACTGTATTGTCAAAAGGAACCCTTATTCGTCCCCAGGAAGAAGGCCTTGCTGCCGGGCTTGGGTTTGCCAGGATTGAAGCATATAAAATACCCAGGGTGGGTATTATCTCAACCGGAGACGAAATCATTCCCATAGGAGAGGAACCCGCACCAGGTAAAATCCGGGACATCAACTCGTACACACTGGCCGGTTTTATCAAGGAAGCCCGGGCAATACCGGTGCGTTACGGCATTGTAAAAGATGATCTTGTTGCCTTAAAAGCCGCCATAAAAAAAGCCCTTGACGAAACAGACATGGTACTTCTTTCAGGGGGGAGTTCCGTTGGAACAAGGGATTTTACAATTGATGCATTATCGTCTTTGCCTGATACGAAAATATTGGTTCATGGCATGTCCGTAAGTCCGGGCAAACCAACAATCCTGGCCAAAGCCGGAAAAAAGCCTGTATGGGGACTTCCCGGCCAGGTGGTATCTGCCATGGTGGTACTTAAAATTGTGGTCATTCCGTTTTTAAATATGCTCAAGGGACTCGAACAAAAGGACCGGTCTATTCGGATTCCCGCAAAATTAACCCGTAATGTATCGTCCGCACAGGGCAGAAGGGATTTTATCAGGGTTTTGCTGGAAAAAAAGGATAACCAGCTGCTGGCAAAACCGGTACTGGGAAAATCAGGACTGATAAGAACCATGATTCATGCAGACGGACTCCTTGAAATCGGCGATCATGTTGAAGGCCTGGAAAAAGGCACCCTGGTAGATATTATTCTTTTGTAA
- a CDS encoding ATP-dependent helicase: protein MQLSEQQQNAVNHTGSPALVVAGAGSGKTRTLTAKFSHLVNIGHDPKRILAITFTNKAAEEMKSRLIEMTGLKNHAFEWVRTYHSACLMILKQHCEKAGYKSPIQVFSVYSQGKLVKELCVKNNVEKKNANKILSAISRAKNFGNPEKYFDLKPGLFSINIKDLYDQYEERLKEMNSVDFDNILLKARDLLRDHTQIRDYYRKYFSYILVDEYQDTNNLQEDLTNLLLGEHRNLFCVGDDWQAVYGFRGSNVNHFIGFPEKYKDAKIFRLEENYRSANEIVQAANDLIDHNPDKMEKKCFSQKKGGVVEIYEFISDSREAEWVAKRIKGLNRQGQGIGFDNIAVVYRTKFCSLLFEKIFRSYRIPYSLKGAQGFFERMEVLDINSYLSAAFFPGDDVSFERIVNTPKRGIGPAMIKKIAAMRTETTSLQDAARIMVKDRVLTKKIHENLSMVLEILDEIVDLAPARAMEVVLEKTEYFEYLKKKVKTTAEFVSKKENIEQLIYTARSKNDLLEYLEDAALIREDKEDDDDQDSSGVSLLTIHSAKGLEYDTVFIVGCEERLFPHWRSIDAGDNAVFEERRLMYVAMTRAERFLYLTHTSYRKGEFARRSRFIDQIQECLS from the coding sequence ATGCAGTTATCCGAACAGCAGCAGAATGCAGTAAATCATACCGGTTCCCCGGCACTTGTGGTTGCGGGAGCCGGTTCCGGCAAAACCAGAACCTTGACAGCTAAATTTTCCCACCTGGTGAATATTGGTCATGATCCCAAAAGAATTTTAGCCATCACCTTTACCAACAAAGCCGCAGAAGAGATGAAATCCCGGCTTATTGAGATGACAGGCCTGAAGAATCACGCGTTTGAATGGGTAAGAACCTATCATTCCGCCTGTCTGATGATTTTAAAACAGCATTGTGAAAAAGCAGGGTATAAATCTCCCATACAGGTGTTTTCAGTCTACAGCCAGGGAAAACTGGTCAAAGAACTGTGTGTGAAAAACAATGTTGAAAAAAAAAATGCCAATAAAATTTTATCTGCTATTTCCAGGGCAAAAAATTTTGGCAACCCGGAAAAATATTTTGATTTAAAACCAGGCCTTTTCAGCATCAATATTAAAGATCTGTATGACCAGTATGAAGAGCGTTTAAAAGAGATGAACAGCGTGGATTTTGATAATATCCTTTTAAAGGCAAGGGATCTTTTAAGGGATCATACGCAAATCCGGGACTATTATAGAAAATATTTTTCTTATATTCTTGTGGATGAATACCAGGACACCAACAACCTTCAGGAAGATTTAACCAACCTGCTTTTAGGCGAACACAGGAATCTTTTTTGTGTGGGGGATGACTGGCAGGCTGTTTATGGTTTCAGGGGTTCCAATGTGAATCATTTTATCGGATTTCCTGAAAAATACAAGGACGCAAAAATTTTCAGACTGGAAGAAAATTACCGGTCAGCAAATGAAATTGTCCAGGCGGCAAATGATTTGATCGACCATAACCCGGATAAAATGGAAAAAAAATGCTTTTCCCAAAAAAAAGGCGGGGTGGTTGAAATTTATGAATTTATATCTGATTCGCGTGAAGCCGAATGGGTTGCCAAAAGGATAAAAGGCCTAAACCGTCAGGGCCAGGGAATCGGTTTTGATAATATTGCAGTGGTCTACAGAACAAAATTTTGTTCCCTGCTCTTTGAAAAAATTTTCAGGTCATACCGTATACCCTATAGTTTAAAAGGGGCCCAGGGATTTTTTGAAAGAATGGAAGTTCTGGATATCAACTCCTATTTGAGTGCTGCATTCTTTCCCGGCGATGATGTCTCGTTTGAGCGGATAGTCAATACCCCCAAAAGGGGAATCGGACCTGCAATGATAAAAAAAATTGCAGCCATGCGAACCGAAACAACAAGCCTTCAGGATGCCGCCAGAATTATGGTCAAGGATCGGGTGTTAACCAAGAAAATTCATGAAAACCTTTCCATGGTTCTTGAGATTTTAGATGAAATAGTTGATCTTGCACCTGCCCGGGCAATGGAAGTTGTTCTGGAAAAAACCGAATATTTTGAGTATCTTAAGAAAAAAGTCAAAACAACTGCCGAGTTTGTTTCAAAAAAAGAAAATATTGAACAATTGATTTATACGGCAAGGTCCAAAAATGATCTTCTGGAATATCTTGAGGATGCAGCCTTGATCAGGGAGGATAAAGAAGACGATGACGACCAGGATTCATCAGGCGTATCCCTTCTTACCATTCATTCAGCCAAGGGACTGGAATATGATACCGTATTTATTGTTGGGTGCGAAGAGCGCCTGTTTCCCCACTGGAGGTCCATTGATGCGGGGGATAATGCTGTTTTCGAGGAAAGACGCCTGATGTATGTTGCAATGACAAGGGCTGAACGGTTTTTATACCTGACCCATACAAGTTACAGAAAAGGGGAGTTTGCAAGAAGAAGCCGTTTTATTGATCAGATTCAGGAGTGCTTATCCTAA
- a CDS encoding undecaprenyl-diphosphate phosphatase, whose product MEYHQGIILGILQGLTEFLPVSSSGHLVLGQIFFGIKHSQLTFDISVHVGTLMAVFVVYRSDIMAMLLSLFDFFSKAVFLKPVSHLINEDKNLQLAGLIVIGSVPTALIGLFLKKFEHILFASEILVGFMLILTGTVLWLSKNYYVSDRPEKKNAVKNSLFIGLCQGLAVIPGISRSGTTIAAGMFMGLNRQTAAKFSFLLSIPAIFGAEILSIKDIIKNDLIIDPVILYATIASFITGLIALKLLLRLVHSGKFHLFAPYCWLVGSLVLLSNII is encoded by the coding sequence ATGGAATATCATCAGGGAATCATTCTCGGTATTTTACAGGGGCTTACGGAATTTTTACCTGTAAGCAGTTCAGGACATCTTGTATTGGGACAAATCTTTTTTGGGATAAAACATTCCCAGCTTACATTTGATATCAGTGTTCATGTGGGAACATTGATGGCGGTATTTGTGGTCTACAGGTCTGATATTATGGCAATGCTTTTGTCTTTGTTTGATTTTTTTTCAAAAGCGGTTTTTTTAAAACCTGTTTCACACCTGATCAACGAAGATAAAAATCTTCAACTGGCAGGATTAATCGTGATCGGTTCTGTTCCAACAGCGCTTATCGGACTTTTTTTGAAAAAATTTGAACATATTTTATTTGCATCGGAGATTCTGGTGGGTTTTATGTTGATATTGACAGGAACTGTCTTGTGGCTGTCCAAAAATTATTATGTCAGTGACCGTCCAGAAAAAAAAAATGCCGTAAAAAATTCACTTTTCATTGGTTTGTGCCAGGGGCTTGCCGTTATCCCAGGCATTTCCAGGTCAGGGACCACAATTGCAGCAGGTATGTTTATGGGGCTTAACCGTCAGACAGCAGCTAAATTTTCTTTTCTTTTGTCCATCCCAGCCATATTTGGTGCTGAAATTTTGAGCATAAAGGATATCATAAAAAATGATCTGATCATTGATCCTGTGATCCTGTATGCTACAATTGCTTCATTTATAACAGGATTGATTGCCTTAAAATTACTTTTAAGATTGGTTCATTCGGGCAAATTTCATCTGTTTGCCCCTTATTGCTGGCTCGTAGGGTCATTGGTCCTTTTATCAAATATTATTTAA
- a CDS encoding OmpA family protein: protein MKTLVRKLLTLFAVLFLFGCAAKQMITLPEFEAKQFDKTMYTSKIDNFLILFDASSSMSESGKFDAAQALVTRMNETLPEMGQTAGLRSFGHSPKVSKKSTELFYGMEQYVSDNLENNFGKITEPGGSSPIYKAINEAGNDFNGLSGDMNAVIIITDGLNMKKDALKSAKALKERYGSSICFYPVLVGDSAEGEAMLQEIATIGECGFYSLAGELLTSAGMANFVEKVFLDKKAVPVAPPIKVAPPAPVKPVTPMRKDSDHDGVYDDEDKCPGTPMGATVNALGCWVLDNVLFDFDKAVIRAQAYPLLDNVADILEKNPGMGIDLHGHCDNIGTAEYNMGLSMRRANAVKQYLTGKGILENRMSTKGFGFTKPVEPNNTSEGRSLNRRVEIYPY from the coding sequence ATGAAAACTTTAGTTAGGAAATTATTAACACTTTTTGCCGTCCTTTTTTTGTTTGGATGCGCAGCAAAACAGATGATTACACTGCCGGAATTTGAAGCAAAACAATTTGACAAGACGATGTATACATCAAAAATAGATAATTTCCTGATTCTGTTTGATGCATCAAGCTCCATGTCTGAATCGGGTAAATTTGATGCTGCACAGGCACTTGTCACACGAATGAATGAAACCCTTCCTGAAATGGGTCAAACAGCAGGCTTAAGATCTTTTGGCCATTCTCCAAAAGTATCAAAAAAATCAACTGAATTGTTTTATGGAATGGAACAATATGTTTCTGATAACCTGGAAAATAATTTTGGAAAAATCACAGAACCAGGCGGCAGCAGCCCTATTTACAAAGCAATTAATGAGGCCGGCAATGATTTTAACGGACTTTCAGGTGATATGAACGCCGTTATCATTATTACTGATGGGCTTAATATGAAAAAAGATGCCCTGAAATCTGCAAAAGCATTAAAAGAAAGATATGGTTCATCCATCTGTTTTTATCCCGTTCTTGTGGGTGATTCTGCAGAAGGAGAAGCAATGCTTCAGGAAATCGCGACCATTGGCGAGTGCGGATTTTATTCGCTTGCCGGCGAATTGTTAACCAGTGCAGGAATGGCAAATTTTGTAGAAAAGGTGTTTCTTGATAAAAAGGCCGTTCCGGTTGCTCCGCCAATAAAAGTTGCGCCTCCAGCTCCGGTTAAACCAGTTACACCAATGAGAAAAGACAGCGATCACGACGGAGTGTACGATGATGAAGACAAATGCCCAGGAACGCCAATGGGCGCTACGGTCAATGCGCTTGGATGCTGGGTTCTTGACAATGTTCTTTTTGACTTTGATAAAGCTGTGATCAGAGCCCAAGCCTATCCGCTGCTGGACAATGTCGCAGATATCCTTGAAAAAAATCCAGGAATGGGAATTGATCTGCACGGTCATTGCGACAATATCGGTACAGCTGAATACAACATGGGGCTATCCATGAGACGGGCTAATGCCGTTAAACAATATTTGACCGGCAAGGGAATTTTAGAAAACCGAATGAGTACCAAAGGATTCGGCTTTACCAAACCGGTTGAACCGAACAATACATCGGAAGGCCGTTCGTTAAACAGAAGGGTTGAAATTTACCCCTATTAA